A genomic region of Erythrobacter sp. SCSIO 43205 contains the following coding sequences:
- a CDS encoding cryptochrome/photolyase family protein, protein MLKCQTLIPVLGDQVTRTLPSLMGATKEDSVVLMMEVWDEATYVKHHKQKITLIFSAMRHFAAELEDAGWQVDYVKLDDKDNSGSFTGEVARAIERHDPEQIRVVEAGEWRVQQQIEEWADKFDCEVEILPDSRFLCSHQEFRDWAEGRKHLTMEHFYREMRKKTGILMTEDGKPVGGDWNYDKDNREPPKDEMDPPPVPKFEPDDITKEVMELVEDRFGDHFGNLDSFEWPVTADQAEKAADAFFAERIEKFGPYQDAMVHGSDDLYHSMLSTSINCGLLDPIKLCERAEKSYEDGRAPINSVEGFIRQIIGWREYVRGFYWLHMPGLQTDNKLNAQRALPEFFWTGETDMRCLSDCIRSTHNNAHAHHIQRLMVLGNFCLLAGINPKDVQDWYLAVYADAYEWVELPNVSGMILYADGGKLATKPYAASGNYINKMSDYCKKCTYSVSKKTGDGACPFNPLYWHFMDRHRDRLESNHRIGRIYSNWDRMDADKRREYLDSAQNFLDALTPADKNWARAED, encoded by the coding sequence ATGCTCAAATGCCAAACGCTTATCCCCGTCCTCGGTGACCAAGTCACCCGCACCCTTCCCTCGTTAATGGGGGCCACGAAGGAGGACAGCGTTGTCCTGATGATGGAGGTGTGGGACGAGGCGACTTACGTCAAACACCACAAGCAGAAGATCACGTTGATCTTTTCCGCCATGCGCCATTTCGCGGCTGAGCTCGAAGATGCCGGCTGGCAGGTCGACTATGTAAAGCTCGACGATAAGGACAACTCCGGCAGCTTCACCGGCGAGGTCGCCCGCGCCATCGAACGCCATGACCCGGAGCAAATCCGCGTCGTCGAAGCGGGCGAATGGCGGGTTCAGCAGCAAATCGAAGAATGGGCGGACAAGTTCGACTGCGAGGTCGAAATCCTACCCGACAGCCGTTTCCTATGCTCGCATCAGGAATTTCGCGACTGGGCCGAGGGACGAAAGCACCTCACCATGGAGCATTTCTACCGCGAAATGCGCAAAAAAACCGGCATCCTTATGACCGAGGATGGCAAACCCGTTGGCGGCGACTGGAATTACGACAAGGACAATCGCGAGCCGCCGAAAGACGAGATGGACCCGCCGCCCGTCCCCAAGTTTGAGCCCGACGACATCACCAAGGAGGTGATGGAATTGGTCGAGGATCGCTTCGGCGACCACTTCGGCAATCTTGATAGCTTTGAATGGCCCGTGACTGCCGACCAAGCCGAGAAAGCCGCCGATGCCTTTTTTGCCGAGCGGATCGAGAAGTTTGGCCCCTATCAGGACGCAATGGTCCACGGGTCGGACGACCTTTATCACTCCATGCTCTCGACCAGCATTAATTGCGGCCTGCTCGATCCGATCAAGCTATGCGAGCGCGCAGAAAAATCATACGAAGATGGCCGCGCGCCGATCAATTCGGTCGAGGGTTTCATTCGTCAGATCATCGGTTGGCGCGAATATGTCCGCGGCTTTTACTGGCTGCATATGCCGGGCCTCCAAACTGACAACAAACTGAACGCACAGCGGGCTTTGCCGGAGTTTTTCTGGACCGGGGAAACCGATATGCGGTGTCTCTCAGATTGCATCCGCTCCACCCACAACAACGCCCACGCACACCACATTCAACGCCTCATGGTGCTCGGCAATTTCTGCCTGCTTGCTGGCATCAATCCCAAGGACGTGCAGGACTGGTATCTCGCGGTCTATGCCGACGCCTATGAGTGGGTGGAGCTTCCCAATGTTTCTGGCATGATCCTTTATGCCGATGGCGGGAAGCTTGCGACGAAGCCTTATGCAGCGTCGGGCAATTACATCAACAAGATGTCGGATTACTGCAAGAAATGCACTTACTCAGTCAGCAAAAAAACGGGCGACGGCGCGTGTCCCTTCAACCCGCTATATTGGCATTTCATGGACCGTCACCGCGACCGGCTGGAAAGCAATCACCGCATTGGCCGCATCTACTCCAACTGGGACCGCATGGATGCGGACAAACGGCGCGAGTACCTTGATAGCGCGCAAAATTTCCTCGACGCGCTCACCCCCGCCGACAAAAACTGGGCGCGCGCCGAGGATTGA
- a CDS encoding DUF3089 domain-containing protein, whose protein sequence is MRGISKVFGGAIALGIATSGGAAFAEDTNDAPDYADGANWLCLPGRDDACAVDLDAAVIANDGTVTVEEFARAEDAKVDCFYVYPTVSLDEGANSDLSAGPEEMSVIAAQFARYGSQCRTFAPLYRQVTLTYLRARMAQSATSPAAVRSGDARHFAYADVKAAWEEYWTNHNDGRGVVLVGHSQGSGMLKRLIAEEIENSDALPQVIAAHLIGYNVEVPKGALVGGDFAKMPLCSSAQETGCVVTFATFEEGMIPAERTLFGRSYKDGVDVACVNPAAPGSDASATLDAYFSNVPGEDKGGLWVEGETITQRFVKVPGVVSAQCVDTEGAQVLSVAYNAELPRKTPTLGSTGSIPALAPIWGLHTIDMHLAMGDLVTLAGTQAQAYLDGQDD, encoded by the coding sequence ATGAGAGGGATTTCTAAAGTCTTTGGCGGCGCAATTGCATTGGGCATAGCCACGTCAGGCGGAGCGGCTTTTGCCGAGGATACAAATGATGCGCCTGATTACGCCGATGGTGCAAACTGGCTTTGCCTTCCGGGGCGGGATGATGCCTGCGCGGTCGACCTTGATGCAGCCGTTATTGCAAATGACGGTACGGTGACGGTCGAAGAGTTCGCGCGCGCCGAGGATGCCAAAGTCGATTGCTTTTACGTCTATCCAACCGTTTCTCTTGATGAAGGGGCGAATAGCGACCTTAGCGCTGGGCCTGAAGAGATGTCGGTCATTGCTGCGCAATTCGCGCGCTATGGGTCGCAGTGCCGCACTTTTGCGCCGCTCTATCGTCAAGTTACGCTTACATATTTACGGGCGCGCATGGCGCAAAGCGCGACCTCACCCGCGGCGGTGCGTTCGGGCGACGCGCGCCACTTTGCCTATGCCGATGTGAAGGCCGCCTGGGAGGAATATTGGACAAACCACAACGACGGTCGCGGCGTAGTTTTGGTCGGCCACTCTCAGGGAAGCGGTATGCTCAAGCGGCTGATTGCTGAAGAGATCGAAAACAGCGATGCTTTGCCGCAAGTTATCGCTGCTCACCTAATTGGCTACAATGTCGAAGTGCCCAAAGGTGCTCTGGTGGGTGGCGATTTCGCGAAGATGCCGCTGTGCTCGTCGGCTCAGGAAACGGGATGCGTCGTCACTTTTGCCACTTTCGAGGAAGGCATGATCCCCGCCGAGCGCACTTTGTTCGGTCGCAGCTATAAAGACGGGGTCGATGTTGCCTGTGTCAATCCGGCTGCACCGGGTTCGGATGCTTCCGCTACGCTTGATGCGTATTTCTCCAATGTGCCCGGCGAAGACAAAGGCGGTCTTTGGGTCGAAGGCGAGACGATCACCCAGCGTTTCGTAAAGGTACCCGGCGTCGTGTCGGCGCAGTGTGTCGATACCGAAGGCGCTCAGGTTCTCTCGGTTGCCTATAACGCTGAGCTCCCCCGCAAAACGCCCACCTTGGGCTCAACCGGAAGCATTCCTGCGCTCGCCCCGATCTGGGGGCTGCACACGATTGATATGCACCTTGCGATGGGTGATCTGGTCACGCTCGCTGGCACGCAGGCGCAGGCCTATCTCGACGGCCAAGACGACTAA
- a CDS encoding primosomal protein N' — translation MQRVRLLVLNAALGALDYKVPQGMIVNAGSVVVAPLGPRTVTGVVWDDGRLPGDPVDASKLRPIREVVPVPPISPALRRLIEWTSDYYCAPLASVARMVLSSGGALGGPTTTIEYRLVEGAAPERMTPQREAAIELLQGEQGILRELSEIAGVSTGVLRGLVNQGVIEPVTVAIDRPYPPSDPDFHQPALSPDQMRVAKTLVDAVTARKFEPFLLDGVTGSGKTETYFEPVAEAVRMGRQVLVLLPEIALTENFLTRFEGRFGTPPVQWHSSLKSTERRRAWRAISEGSAQVIVGARSALFLPYANLGLIVVDEAHEISFKQDDGVRYNARDVSVMRARFEEIPVVLASATPALESLHMANSGTYTKLELPSRFGGAELPEIKLIDLTEHKPGAGCWLAEPLVEALGKRLEAGEQSLLFLNRRGYAPLTLCRNCGHRFQCPNCSAWLVEHRLSQRLSCHHCGLEGPVPDSCPECGEADCLVACGPGVERIADEVAERFPDARVAVATSDTLGSPERAAEFIAKAEGKAIDVIVGTQLVTKGFHFPELTLVGVVDADLGLEGGDLRAAERTYQQVAQVAGRAGRGSKPGEVLIQTRHPEATVIAALADGDRDGFYEAETEARRDAGAPPFGRWAAIILSSEDEREVRDVATRMGHSRPHLDDVMILGPAPAPMALLRNRYRYRFLINARRSANLQGTLRDWLATQQFPPGVRVGVDIDPYSFV, via the coding sequence ATGCAACGCGTCCGCCTTCTCGTCCTTAATGCAGCACTTGGTGCCCTTGATTACAAGGTGCCGCAAGGAATGATTGTGAATGCGGGAAGCGTTGTCGTAGCGCCTTTGGGACCGCGTACGGTGACGGGCGTCGTGTGGGATGATGGACGTTTACCGGGAGATCCGGTGGACGCATCGAAGCTAAGACCAATCCGCGAGGTGGTGCCCGTACCACCGATTTCTCCAGCACTTCGCCGCCTGATCGAATGGACCAGCGACTATTATTGCGCTCCCTTGGCGAGCGTTGCGCGCATGGTTTTATCCAGCGGCGGCGCATTGGGCGGGCCGACGACGACAATCGAATACCGCCTCGTCGAAGGGGCCGCGCCTGAACGCATGACGCCCCAACGCGAAGCCGCAATTGAACTGCTTCAAGGCGAGCAGGGTATCTTACGCGAATTATCCGAAATCGCCGGCGTTTCGACTGGCGTGTTGCGCGGCCTCGTCAATCAGGGCGTGATCGAGCCGGTGACGGTGGCGATTGACCGCCCCTACCCGCCAAGCGATCCCGACTTTCACCAACCTGCCTTGTCGCCCGATCAGATGCGGGTCGCCAAAACGCTTGTGGATGCAGTCACAGCGCGAAAGTTTGAGCCCTTTCTGCTCGATGGTGTCACAGGATCGGGCAAGACAGAGACGTATTTCGAGCCCGTTGCTGAGGCCGTCCGAATGGGGCGGCAGGTGCTCGTACTGCTACCTGAAATCGCGCTCACTGAAAACTTCCTCACGCGGTTTGAAGGGCGCTTTGGCACGCCGCCTGTGCAATGGCACTCTTCATTGAAATCCACCGAGAGGCGGCGCGCATGGCGGGCAATTAGCGAAGGGTCAGCGCAAGTTATTGTCGGCGCGCGGTCGGCGCTGTTCCTGCCTTATGCCAACCTTGGTCTGATCGTGGTCGATGAAGCGCATGAGATCAGCTTTAAGCAAGATGACGGCGTACGCTATAACGCGCGGGACGTTTCTGTGATGCGCGCGCGGTTCGAGGAAATCCCGGTGGTGCTCGCCAGCGCAACGCCTGCACTCGAAAGCCTGCACATGGCGAACAGCGGGACTTATACGAAGCTTGAACTGCCCAGTCGATTTGGTGGCGCCGAATTGCCCGAAATCAAGCTCATCGACCTGACCGAACACAAACCCGGCGCGGGGTGCTGGCTGGCAGAGCCGCTGGTTGAGGCGCTTGGCAAGCGGCTGGAGGCGGGCGAGCAATCGCTGCTTTTCCTTAACCGCCGGGGCTATGCGCCTCTCACGCTGTGCCGCAATTGCGGACACCGTTTCCAATGCCCCAATTGCAGCGCGTGGCTGGTCGAACACCGCCTTTCGCAGAGGCTCTCCTGCCACCACTGCGGGCTTGAAGGTCCGGTACCCGATAGCTGCCCTGAGTGCGGGGAAGCCGATTGCCTCGTCGCTTGTGGCCCCGGGGTTGAGCGGATCGCTGATGAAGTTGCGGAACGCTTCCCCGATGCGCGCGTGGCGGTCGCAACCTCCGACACCCTGGGCTCGCCCGAACGCGCCGCTGAATTCATCGCCAAGGCGGAAGGCAAGGCGATCGACGTCATCGTCGGCACGCAGCTTGTGACCAAAGGATTTCACTTCCCCGAACTTACATTGGTTGGCGTGGTGGACGCTGATTTGGGGCTTGAAGGCGGGGATTTGCGCGCCGCAGAACGCACGTATCAACAGGTCGCGCAGGTCGCAGGGCGCGCAGGGCGTGGGTCGAAACCGGGCGAAGTGCTGATCCAAACCCGCCATCCTGAGGCAACGGTCATCGCAGCGCTAGCCGATGGCGACCGCGACGGATTCTACGAAGCCGAAACCGAAGCGCGCCGCGATGCAGGTGCCCCACCCTTTGGCCGGTGGGCTGCAATCATTCTGTCAAGCGAAGACGAACGCGAAGTGCGCGATGTTGCCACGCGAATGGGCCATTCACGCCCGCACCTCGACGATGTGATGATCTTGGGGCCAGCGCCTGCCCCGATGGCATTGCTCAGGAACCGCTACCGATACCGCTTTCTCATCAATGCGCGGCGCAGCGCCAATCTTCAAGGCACTTTGCGCGATTGGCTCGCCACCCAGCAATTCCCCCCCGGAGTGCGCGTGGGCGTCGATATTGATCCGTATAGCTTTGTGTAA
- a CDS encoding nuclear transport factor 2 family protein, translating to MDNIKIARLFFTSLEVADLETARSLCADGFRGTQNGGVPMDADTLMGFTDRVHKVVPDFRYENTVCQATENGFIEEHDVCGTLPDESTFKLTLCVVGEVEDGKIAALREYVDTGAAAGLMKALRPD from the coding sequence ATGGATAACATCAAAATAGCTCGACTGTTCTTTACATCGCTTGAAGTGGCGGATCTGGAAACTGCGCGCAGTCTTTGCGCGGATGGCTTTCGAGGCACCCAGAATGGCGGGGTTCCGATGGATGCTGACACCTTGATGGGTTTCACGGATAGGGTGCACAAGGTGGTGCCCGATTTCCGATATGAAAACACGGTGTGCCAAGCCACTGAGAACGGCTTTATTGAAGAGCATGATGTGTGTGGCACTCTGCCAGACGAAAGCACCTTCAAGCTCACCTTATGCGTGGTCGGCGAGGTTGAGGATGGCAAGATCGCGGCGCTTCGCGAATATGTCGATACAGGCGCGGCTGCGGGGCTTATGAAGGCATTGAGGCCCGACTAG
- a CDS encoding DUF4197 domain-containing protein yields MHKTTQHPLARRQFIGGGLALSAALTLPACAGGYGISLTEAVRRLLLLSSENAFARLTADGGFWDSQVAQLGLGDMLGSRGNVLTRVLTSALVKDQLEDAFADFAVDASFKAAPIVTEAVRTIGFANAVELVRGGPNAATAALRGELGGRLVDEMVPELGQAIRIASNPGVAELLRQVSGADIGAIAQGFAGNIDDAIWTEIGKEEAIIRANPQSTNDPLLIGVFGLGRSL; encoded by the coding sequence ATGCACAAGACTACACAACACCCATTGGCCCGCCGCCAGTTCATCGGGGGAGGGCTCGCATTATCAGCCGCGCTCACCCTGCCTGCTTGTGCGGGCGGGTATGGTATCAGCCTGACCGAAGCGGTGCGGCGTTTGCTCCTTCTATCGAGTGAGAACGCCTTTGCGCGCCTGACTGCTGATGGCGGGTTCTGGGACAGCCAAGTGGCTCAGCTTGGCCTTGGCGATATGCTGGGGTCGCGCGGTAATGTTCTGACAAGGGTGCTCACGTCGGCACTGGTGAAGGATCAATTGGAAGATGCCTTTGCCGATTTCGCGGTTGATGCCTCCTTCAAAGCCGCGCCCATCGTGACCGAGGCCGTACGCACCATTGGTTTTGCCAATGCGGTTGAACTCGTGCGCGGCGGACCGAACGCAGCAACCGCTGCCCTGCGCGGTGAATTGGGCGGGCGGCTGGTCGATGAAATGGTGCCCGAGCTTGGCCAGGCCATCCGGATTGCGTCCAACCCTGGCGTTGCAGAGCTATTGAGGCAAGTAAGCGGCGCGGATATTGGCGCTATTGCTCAAGGATTTGCGGGCAACATCGACGATGCGATCTGGACAGAGATCGGCAAGGAAGAAGCGATAATCCGCGCCAATCCACAATCGACGAACGACCCGCTATTGATCGGCGTGTTTGGGCTGGGCAGGTCGCTTTAG
- the cysS gene encoding cysteine--tRNA ligase produces MTQLKLFNSLTREIEPFVPVHQGEARVYSCGPTVYNYQHIGNMRAYIFADTLGRTLQYKGYKLTHVINITDVGHLTSDADEGEDKMEKMAATQGKSAWDIAAFYQADFEADLARLNVQQKQHPRATEYVEEMIEWGKSIADKHCYELESGLYFDISTVADYGKLARAVTEEGEGRIEKLEGKRNAGDFAIWRKTPEGETRQMEWDSPWGKGAPGWHLECSVMGEKLLGFPFDIHTGGIDHREIHHPNEIAQNQAFCGCGGLSEARNSGANIWMHNNFLVERSGKMSKSSGEFLRLQLLVDKGYHPLAYRMMCLQAHYRSELEFSWEGLEAALTRLKRMVMGIERLKNGLGAEWSPTTLDWILSSNEEGFEGAICDDLNTPRALTEFEDLLFNKKIKADEKVDALRRMDFVLGLDLFELSREDLRIRPVSAEITEDKIEDALARRKAARAEKDFATSDAIRDELAATGVEVMDGDPLGWDWKLA; encoded by the coding sequence ATGACGCAGCTTAAACTCTTCAACTCGCTGACCCGCGAGATCGAACCTTTTGTCCCCGTCCACCAAGGCGAGGCGCGCGTGTATTCGTGCGGGCCAACGGTCTACAACTACCAGCACATCGGCAATATGCGCGCTTATATCTTTGCCGATACGCTTGGCCGCACGCTCCAGTACAAGGGCTATAAGCTCACCCACGTGATCAACATCACCGATGTGGGACACCTCACCTCTGACGCGGACGAGGGTGAGGACAAGATGGAGAAAATGGCGGCAACGCAGGGCAAGAGCGCCTGGGATATCGCCGCCTTTTATCAGGCTGATTTTGAAGCCGATCTTGCCCGCCTCAATGTCCAGCAAAAGCAGCACCCGCGCGCGACCGAATATGTCGAAGAGATGATCGAGTGGGGTAAGTCGATTGCTGACAAGCACTGCTACGAGCTTGAAAGCGGCCTGTATTTCGACATCTCCACCGTCGCCGACTACGGCAAGCTTGCGCGCGCTGTGACCGAAGAGGGTGAGGGCCGGATCGAGAAGCTTGAGGGCAAGCGCAACGCAGGCGACTTTGCGATTTGGCGCAAGACTCCGGAAGGCGAAACGCGTCAGATGGAATGGGACAGCCCGTGGGGCAAAGGCGCGCCGGGCTGGCACCTTGAATGTTCTGTCATGGGTGAAAAGCTATTGGGCTTTCCCTTCGACATTCACACCGGCGGCATTGACCACCGCGAAATCCACCACCCCAATGAGATTGCGCAAAATCAGGCGTTCTGCGGTTGCGGTGGTTTGTCTGAAGCGCGCAATTCTGGCGCCAACATCTGGATGCACAATAACTTCCTTGTTGAGCGTTCGGGCAAGATGTCAAAGTCGTCAGGTGAGTTCCTGCGGCTGCAACTACTCGTCGACAAGGGCTATCACCCGCTTGCCTACCGCATGATGTGCTTGCAGGCGCATTACCGCAGCGAGTTGGAGTTCTCATGGGAAGGGCTCGAAGCGGCGCTGACGCGGCTGAAGCGGATGGTGATGGGGATTGAACGCCTGAAAAACGGCTTAGGCGCCGAATGGAGTCCGACAACGTTAGATTGGATACTTTCCTCAAATGAGGAAGGGTTTGAGGGCGCAATTTGCGATGACCTAAATACACCTCGTGCGCTGACCGAATTTGAAGACTTGCTTTTCAACAAGAAGATCAAGGCTGATGAAAAGGTTGATGCGCTTCGCAGGATGGATTTCGTTCTCGGGCTAGATCTCTTTGAGCTGAGCCGCGAGGACCTGCGCATCCGTCCAGTCTCGGCTGAAATCACCGAAGACAAAATCGAAGACGCGCTCGCCCGCCGCAAAGCCGCGCGCGCTGAGAAGGACTTCGCGACTTCTGATGCGATCCGCGATGAGCTCGCCGCAACGGGCGTCGAAGTCATGGACGGCGACCCGCTTGGTTGGGATTGGAAGCTGGCTTGA
- a CDS encoding nitroreductase, translating into MNVTEAVTSRRSVRAFLDKPVELETLRRVLDKARWAASGCNFQPWEAAVVTGESLKELQAKIAKNGPEKPEYDWTAPEQEEAYKSRLHAVGAGMFGAMGIARDDAEGRAAAMARNANSFDAPVVMFTYFPRFMKEPQWSDTGMWLQTVALLLREEGLDSCYQEFMALYANTIREHLGLDHERYLLFCGMAIGYRDPDAPLNNFERERVPLDEQVSFHGFE; encoded by the coding sequence ATGAACGTAACCGAAGCAGTCACCAGCCGTCGCTCTGTGCGCGCGTTTCTTGATAAACCTGTTGAGCTTGAGACGCTTCGCCGCGTGCTAGATAAAGCGCGTTGGGCGGCTTCGGGTTGTAATTTTCAACCTTGGGAAGCTGCCGTTGTCACTGGTGAATCGCTGAAAGAGCTTCAGGCCAAGATCGCGAAAAACGGTCCTGAAAAGCCCGAATACGACTGGACCGCGCCCGAACAGGAGGAGGCCTACAAATCGCGGTTACACGCTGTGGGTGCTGGAATGTTTGGCGCAATGGGGATTGCGCGTGATGATGCGGAAGGCCGCGCCGCCGCGATGGCCCGCAACGCAAATAGCTTTGATGCGCCAGTGGTCATGTTCACTTATTTCCCGCGCTTTATGAAAGAGCCGCAATGGTCGGACACGGGGATGTGGTTGCAAACCGTGGCTCTGCTCCTTCGTGAAGAGGGGCTGGACAGCTGCTATCAGGAATTCATGGCGCTATACGCCAACACTATCCGCGAGCATCTTGGCCTCGATCATGAGCGCTATTTGCTCTTTTGCGGCATGGCGATTGGCTATCGCGATCCAGACGCGCCGCTCAACAATTTTGAGCGCGAGCGCGTACCGCTGGACGAGCAGGTGAGCTTTCACGGGTTTGAGTAA
- the fsa gene encoding fructose-6-phosphate aldolase: MKFFADTAEIDAIKELAATGLLDGVTTNPSLIHKSGRDFMEVTKEICGITDGPVSAEVVALDHETMMKEAEVLRKIADNVCIKVPLTVDGLKTCKALTGDGTMVNVTLCFSANQALLAAKAGATFISPFVGRHDDNGFDGMDLIEDIRLIYDNYDFQTEILVASVRHVTHVLESAKIGADVMTAPPKVIHALFNHVLTDKGIEGFLKDWEATGQSIV; this comes from the coding sequence ATGAAATTTTTCGCCGACACCGCCGAGATTGATGCGATCAAGGAACTGGCCGCGACCGGCCTACTTGACGGGGTGACGACTAACCCATCGCTTATCCACAAATCGGGCCGCGACTTCATGGAAGTCACGAAGGAAATTTGCGGCATCACCGATGGGCCGGTTAGCGCCGAAGTCGTCGCTCTCGACCATGAAACGATGATGAAAGAGGCTGAAGTCCTGCGTAAAATCGCGGACAATGTGTGCATCAAGGTGCCGCTGACCGTCGATGGGCTTAAAACCTGCAAGGCGCTCACTGGCGATGGCACGATGGTCAATGTGACGCTGTGCTTCTCGGCGAACCAAGCGCTGCTCGCCGCCAAAGCAGGCGCGACTTTCATTTCACCCTTCGTCGGCCGCCACGATGACAACGGCTTTGACGGGATGGACCTCATCGAAGACATTCGCCTCATCTATGACAATTACGATTTCCAAACCGAAATCCTTGTCGCATCGGTGCGCCACGTGACCCACGTGCTGGAAAGCGCAAAGATCGGAGCGGATGTCATGACCGCACCGCCAAAGGTAATCCACGCCCTTTTCAACCACGTGCTAACCGACAAAGGCATTGAAGGCTTCCTCAAAGATTGGGAAGCAACGGGGCAGTCGATCGTATGA
- the cobT gene encoding cobaltochelatase subunit CobT, with protein sequence MSEETPLDKFKQALTGASRAIARDPEVEVAWSADVPGASGNRFRVPLPGRDLPAEQVSEARGFADSFALKLRHHDAGLHAVNAPPEPVARACYDAIEQVRYEALGANRFDGIKANLDDATEMRLNSDGITRAQNASEVPLQTALALMVREELTGEPIPERAVTGLSLVREAIEKAVGKDLAALTDSLGDQEAFQKLALDMLRDLDLTRPTEEQDQTEDDDSDEEDGQDEEDQGDEQQEGEAEPDAAEAAGEMQEGEAEGDTEAEMQGDEDFEEGEPGEDGDASNAPTRPNRPQTDIPDGLDYKAFTERFDEEIEAPELCDAEELDRLRAYLDSQLTGLQGVVTRLANRLQRRLMAQQNRSWDFDQEEGVLDAARLSRVIVSPGTALSYKVERDVEFKDTIVTLLIDNSGSMRGRPISIAAISADILARTLERCGVKTEILGFTTKAWKGGQSREAWLADGKPQAPGRLNDLRHIIYKQADEPWRRARRNLGLMMREGLLKENIDGEALLWAHSRLVYRPEERRILMVISDGAPVDDSTLSVNSAGYLEAHLRGVIDWIENVSPVQLVAIGIGHDVTRYYRRAVTIMDVEQLGGTIMEQLAELFEDEKGGRRR encoded by the coding sequence ATGTCTGAAGAAACCCCTCTCGATAAGTTCAAGCAGGCGCTTACCGGAGCCTCGCGCGCCATCGCCCGCGACCCGGAAGTCGAGGTCGCGTGGAGCGCCGATGTACCGGGGGCCTCTGGCAATCGCTTTCGCGTGCCATTGCCCGGACGCGATCTTCCGGCAGAGCAAGTGAGCGAAGCGCGCGGATTTGCCGATAGCTTTGCGCTTAAGCTGCGGCACCATGACGCAGGCCTCCACGCGGTGAATGCGCCGCCAGAGCCTGTGGCGCGCGCGTGCTATGACGCGATTGAGCAAGTGCGCTATGAGGCTCTGGGCGCGAACCGTTTCGACGGGATCAAAGCCAACCTTGATGACGCGACCGAGATGCGGCTTAATTCCGATGGCATCACGCGGGCACAAAACGCTTCCGAAGTGCCATTGCAGACCGCTTTGGCTCTTATGGTGCGTGAGGAATTGACAGGAGAGCCCATTCCAGAACGCGCCGTCACCGGGCTAAGCCTTGTGCGCGAGGCGATTGAAAAGGCGGTGGGCAAGGATCTTGCCGCCCTTACCGATAGCCTCGGCGATCAGGAAGCGTTCCAGAAACTCGCGCTCGATATGCTGCGCGACCTCGATCTGACGCGCCCGACTGAGGAGCAGGATCAAACCGAGGACGATGATTCTGACGAAGAAGACGGTCAGGATGAAGAGGACCAAGGCGACGAGCAGCAGGAAGGCGAGGCTGAACCCGATGCAGCCGAAGCAGCTGGCGAAATGCAGGAGGGTGAGGCCGAGGGTGACACCGAAGCCGAGATGCAGGGCGATGAGGATTTCGAGGAAGGCGAGCCGGGTGAAGACGGCGATGCTTCCAATGCGCCCACACGCCCCAATCGCCCGCAAACCGATATTCCCGATGGCCTTGACTACAAGGCGTTTACCGAGCGCTTCGATGAAGAGATCGAAGCGCCCGAGCTGTGCGACGCGGAAGAGCTCGACCGCCTGCGCGCTTATCTCGACAGCCAGCTGACCGGGCTTCAAGGTGTGGTGACGCGGCTTGCCAACCGCCTGCAACGCCGCCTTATGGCGCAGCAGAACCGCAGCTGGGACTTCGATCAGGAAGAGGGCGTTCTGGACGCCGCGCGCCTTAGCCGGGTGATCGTGTCGCCGGGCACGGCGCTGTCCTATAAGGTCGAGCGCGATGTGGAGTTCAAGGACACGATTGTGACCTTGCTTATCGACAATTCAGGTTCGATGCGTGGTCGCCCGATCTCCATTGCCGCGATCAGCGCCGATATTCTTGCGCGCACTCTGGAGCGTTGCGGGGTGAAGACCGAAATCCTCGGCTTTACCACCAAGGCGTGGAAAGGGGGGCAATCGCGCGAGGCGTGGCTGGCCGATGGCAAGCCGCAAGCGCCGGGGCGTCTCAACGATCTGCGCCACATCATCTACAAACAGGCCGACGAACCATGGCGCCGCGCGCGCCGCAATCTCGGCCTGATGATGCGTGAGGGGCTGCTTAAAGAGAATATCGACGGCGAAGCGCTTTTGTGGGCGCATTCGCGACTGGTCTATCGCCCCGAGGAAAGGCGCATTCTGATGGTGATCTCGGACGGTGCGCCAGTGGACGATTCGACGCTGAGTGTAAACTCAGCCGGGTACTTGGAGGCCCACCTTCGCGGTGTGATCGACTGGATCGAGAATGTCTCGCCAGTGCAGTTGGTAGCCATCGGCATCGGCCACGACGTAACCCGTTACTACCGCCGCGCGGTGACGATCATGGATGTCGAGCAACTCGGCGGCACGATTATGGAGCAGCTTGCGGAGCTGTTTGAAGATGAGAAGGGCGGAAGGCGGCGATAG